The genomic window TGtctccttattaattgtttgttttatattaattacttattttaaatgtgtcttttcattattcttattcatattttaaatatgtatgattattaatatgttacccacattataatattttatttttattcaattatatcttttcattatgtaaattagtatttggtttttttttttttttacctactcacattataatatgttatttttaatNNNNNNNNNNNNNNNNNNNNNNNNNNNNNNNNNNNNNNNNNNNNNNNNNNNNNNNNNNNNNNNNNNNNNNNNNNNNNNNNNNNNNNNNNNNNNNNNNNNNNNNNNNNNNNNNNNNNNNNNNNNNNNNNNNNNNNNNNNNNNNNNNNNNNNNNNNNNNNNNNNNNNNNNNNNNNNNNNNNNNNNNNNNNNNNNNNNNNNNNNNNNNNNNNNNNNNNNNNNNNNNNNNNNNNNNNNNNNNNNNNNNNNNNNNNNNNNNNNNNNNNNNNNNNNNNNNNNNNNNNNNNNNNNNNNNNNNNNNNNNNNNNNNNNNNNNNNNNNNNNNNNNNNNNNNNNNNNNNNNNNNNNNNNNNNNNNNNNNNNNNNNNNNNNNNNNNNNNNNNNNNNNNNNNNNNNNNNNNNNNNNNNNNNNNNNNNNNNNNNNNNNNNNNNNNNNNNNNNNNNNNNNNNNNNNNNNNNNNNNNNNNNNNNNNNNNNNNNNNNNNNNNNNNNNNNNNNNNNNNNNNNNNNNNNNNNNNNNNNNNNNNNNNNNNNNNNNNNNNNNNNNNNNNNNNNNNNNNNNNNNNNNNNNNNNNNNNNNNNNNNNNNNNNNNNNNNNNNNNNNNNNNNNNNNNNNNNNNNNNNNNNNNNNNNNNNNNNNNNNNNNNNNNNNNNNNNNNNNNNNNNNNNNNNNNNNNNNNNNNNNNNNNNNNNNNNNNNNNNNNNNNNNNNNNNNNNNNNNNNNNNNNNNNNNNNNNNNNNNNNNNNNNNNNNNNNNNNNNNNNNNNNNNNNNNNNNNNNNNNNNNNNNNNNNNNNNNNNNNNNNNNNNNNNNNNNNNNNNNNNNNNNNNNNNNNNNNNNNNNNNNNNNNNNNNNNNNNNNNNNNNNNNNNNNNNNNNNNNNNNNNNNNNNNNNNNNNNNNNNNNNNNNNNNNNNNNNNNNNNNNNNNNNNNNNNNNNNNNNNNNNNNNNNNNNNNNNNNNNNNNNNNNNNNNNNNNNNNNNNNNNNNNNNNNNNNNNNNNNNNNNNNNNNNNNNNNNNNNNNNNNNNNNNNNNNNNNNNNNNNNNNNNNNNNNNNNNNNNNNNNNNNNNNNNNNNNNNNNNNNNNNNNNNNNNNNNNNNNNNNNNNNNNNNNNNNNNNNNNNNNNNNNNNNNNNNNNNNNNNNNNNNNNNNNNNNNNNNNNNNNNNNNNNNNNNNNNNNNNNNNNNNNNNNNNNNNNNNNNNNNNNNNNNNNNNNNNNNNNNNNNNNNNNNNNNNNNNNNNNNNNNNNNNNNNNNNNNNNNNNNNNNNNNNNNNNNNNNNNNNNNNNNNNNNNNNNNNNNNNNNNNNNNNNNNNNNNNNNNNNNNNNNNNNNNNNNNNNNNNNNNNNNNNNNNNNNNNNNNNNNNNNNNNNNNNNNNNNNNNNNNNNNNNNNNNNNNNNNNNNNNNNNNNNNNNNNNNNNNNNNNNNNNNNNNNNNNNNNNNNNNNNNNNNNNNNNNNNNNNNNNNNNNNNNNNNNNNNNNNNNNNNNNNNNNNNNNNNNNNNNNNNNNNNNNNNNNNNNNNNNNNNNNNNNNNNNNNNNNNNNNNNNNNNNNNNNNNNNNNNNNNNNNNNNNNNNNNNNNNNNNNNNNNNNNNNNNNNNNNNNNNNNNNNNNNNNNNNNNNNNNNNNNNNNNNNNNNNNNNNNNNNNNNNNNNNNNNNNNNNNNNNNNNNNNNNNNNNNNNNNNNNNNNNNNNNNNNNNNNNNNNNNNNNNNNNNNNNNNNNNNNNNNNNNNNNNNNNNNNNNNNNNNNNNNNNNNNNNNNNNNNNNNNNNNNNNNNNNNNNNNNNNNNNNNNNNNNNNNNNNNNNNNNNNNNNNNNNNNNNNNNNNNNNNNNNNNNNNNNNNNNNNNNNNNNNNNNNNNNNNNNNNNAAAGCGAAATTTTatgcactgtagtgttctacattttcttaatttttcatcatctNtaaactaaaaataataatttatttatcattgtaacgtaataataatgtgatcgttattcggaatcagaaaatgatgtactttgacttttttattaaattgtataaacaattttttcaatatttttagtagataaacatgttaaatctattaaaattaaataataaaatttaatgatgaatatgaatgtattaattcaactttcaatttgggTTTCGGGATTTTGTCAacttttctgatttttcttttattttaaaatataaatgttcaaataaatgaaaaatgattttttttctctactacttatgtagaatatcaagtactatatattctactcaaatgtcttataaatttatatgatatggTAAAAGGTTTGTGCATAAACTtattgttgggtacaataattgatcatattggatagagtaattgaaatattgtgcttgaactgttgtactatttaaaatatttgatttgcaccgttaccataatctataggtttGGATAAAACAATAAACGCTtgagcctacaattggtatcagagccaagatcgcgactttgattttcatttattgCAATTTGTGCAATTATTAagagatagattgtttggtacaaAAATTGTCCACTATAGGTAggcgcttgagctgttgtatgatttaaagatttgacttgcatagttatCATCAGTTATAGCTATTAgtaaagcgacaaacgctcgatcctatattattcgattgtaaagctagaagaaaatgttgcatcaacttttagttttgaattgatcccttacatgttactcggtttttaaatttagaagcattctacagttttcaaatatcattatatattgaattataatttatccctttcaaattggataaatatacaataaaactcatgtaaatattattaacaaaaacatttaaaagaaatattggatttgtcgataatcaaaataagaaataaaaaaattttgatatctgagtgagaaataagatattaattaaataaagttataattgccacaatgaaataattcacctacatgcatttatcattgtattttgcaactaaaatgtcaaaaaaagtttccacgtattatttttatatcatatttaaaataattatgaatcctaatttttattatttttagttggccttaattatgaaaaatcattgtgaataaattgaatttgaaaattcttatatctatgtatatcacaCATTAATATATCAACTTAAGTCCATGTAATAAAAAgctacaaaatgaacttattcatcttcaatgtacacaaattatatggTAAAGATATATGGCAATTAAGACAATGAATTAGAATATGTgctcacatataacaaaatatatagacaaaaaaaacaattaataaaaatatatttctagatataaatattttttttataactttttacagtgagttggagaagataaaagagaaaaaatattaactcttttgggttacacaaaaaaatagaaatagaagaatgtttgtcatacaatgaattcagtttccaaattaaatgtatattataaagttatatttaccgttcaaactttataaatgcaatgaatttttctcaagataagggtacacaaatgttcccgttaagatatttaaacaattagaaaaactaaatatattatttttctggaggtaataccgatatgacattagtaatttgattgtgctaattatacttatgagttaatatggaatattaaaataaatgtcataagagtcagtaaaaagatgatttattgtcaaaaatattattattataaattacaaataaatgacaacatttaaacaatttttatttaaatcaatccatgagtactttttatgtgatgatagattgttataataattagagGTGAGCATTCGTTCGGTtctgttaccgaccgaaccgaaccgaattagtcataaccggaccgaaccgaaatatttagcaataaccgaaccgaccgaattaattttcataaccgatgaaaatcgaaccgaattaaaatcggttaattcggttggtgaccgaattaaccaattagttttaaaaaaaattgtgatttaattttaattatatatgtaatttttttgaacactacaatctacataaatgcataaaaacataaaatcacatacatcacaaatttttctttagaattagggctgattttaaaattaaaaataaaaatatatattaaaattgacaaataataaaaatttattaaataataatatttattatatcagttagccgatttcaaaattttgaaaaccgtaaccgaactgatcgaattaaccgatataattgattttttttaaattgaaaaccgaatttccgaattgactcggttcggtcggtttATAGGTTATCAAGtatagtttatatgttatcaagtataagtgtgtaataaattaatgtgtagtttatatgttatcgagtataagtgtctaataaattaaagatgaCTAGGAAAATAAAAGCATCCAGTAGAAATTATTGTtaatttacatgaaagagaataataattaaacaacattgtaaataaaaaaattgcatatcattgattGTAAAAAAAGATTgcaataattgaatattataataaaatatatgcattattgagagaaaatgacaaataacaaaagaaaacaaaatgataaaaaagatatgagaaaaattttagtactccaaatctttttttaaaattaaaaaatatgttttttttttcaaattagttacatatgctaattaacacgaattgtcaaaatttacaatactattatcattgtttttgttgagttaactaattttgtttcaaattctaattactTCAACATATGTTTCTCACGTGCCACgcacgtgcattatttctagtatatACATAACTCGAACATATTCTAAATTAGCATACTTCTTAAAGATCCTCGATCTCCAATTTAATACTCTCTTTTTTTATTGTCGCGTGTATGACAATATATTTCTATAATTCTATTTTCCTTAAGGTTGCAATATATATCAAGTTGAGATCCATATATGGCCTCGATCCAACCTATGAGAAACCCTACAAAATTCGTACATTATCAATAAATCTGGAATCAATGAATGACAGAGCCTGTATATTGAGTCCAATTCAAAAGCCCGATCGGATCTCAAAATTCAACTTTCCTTGCTCACCACTTGATCTATGAAAAGTTTTGGGCTCAAAACTTAGGACAAACATTGTACTCGAATCGATGTTTGAAAGAGATTTGAATCTATatatcatgtaataaaatacgTTTTTATCTCTCTCGTCTTGACCTACATTTCATAGATTTTTTAAAGACATTGTATATATTTGACATTTACTCTTTTTTTCCTAggaaaaacttgtgtgagacggtctcacaagtcATATTTTATGAGGGAGACGGATCTATTATttagatcatccatgaaaaagtattactttttatgctaataatattactttttattatgaatatcgataggattgacccgtctaacagataaagatccgtgagaccgtctcacaatagacctacttttttttttattataatttttgcaCGGAGGTAAATTTCAAGGGCATAAATTACGTGGTAGGTGAACACAAAAcacccgatttttttttttatttccctTGGATAAATATAAAACCACCGAAATCAGACACGTAGATGGGtccaaaaataagatttttttttatatacattaTTAAATATATGCGTGTAGACAAGGCCGAACTGTAGGATAGGTTGTAATAACTTGGAAGCCAAACAAACAGATGCGTAGAAACGAACAACGAACAGAAGGAAAGGTCAACACGTAGGGGCGTCATTCAAGAAACAATCTCTCCCACACGTGAAAATTTTGTATGAACATGTCAAACATTGTGAACTCATAAAACATCGATTTAAACGTGAAATTTGAGCCAAAATTCCATCGTCCCACCCCCACCCTACATCATTCAAGCATTCAAGGCTGAAATTCAAGATTTTAATGCTAGGAATATGGGGGAGTGTGCAACATTACCTCCCATGCATAAAACCGAGCAGggcaataaatttataaaattttcgagAATATGTTGATTTGTGCTCCATCCTTATGGAATCACACCTCGCTTTATGATCTCGACCATGTGAACATTTTGGATGCAATAGTTTACGTTCATCGGAGCTCTAATTTCTTGGGTTCACCTCACTCTATTAGCTCACGGCGACATTTTTCTTTTGGCGATCCCCCCCATGATCTTCATTTCATGAAACACAACTGTTGTGTTAGAATTTAGCATCTTGGCGAAAACAGGATcagtaaaaaaaacatatcataGAAACTATTCAGAGATCACCGGCCTAAGAAATTCAATCTCCCTATTTTCTTTCCAGGTGAATGTACCAAAATCAAGAAAGCAGATTTGAATgtgataatttaaaattcacataGCTGGTGCAAGAGAACTGTAATCACTATTCTGATGCAGATATATGCTACTCCGAAATAGTTGTTACTCCAATGAGAATACATGCAAAGATCCTGCTGTTAGCAACAAAATGAACTTGCATAACATGAAACATCGTGTTCAATGGTaatcaaagaaagaaagaaagaatacCCCATTGCCAATCTTTTTCACTGTGTTGGTTTTATTTCTACCGAATAAATCAAGAAATATGAACAATTTAGCAGAACTAATCAAACAATTAGCTTTCATAAATCAAGAAATCCTTCCTTGCCTACCGCATGTTTACCCATGGATTCGACATTTTGATCGAATTCCCCATCCAATCAATACTAACACGTCCTTCACGATCAACCAATTTCTTCAAGAAGATATATTCCAACTCCGGAGTAACTGCAGTTGAAGCCAACGATTCAAAATTCAACTTCAGAATCATACCAATAAGAGTTCGAAATTGTCTCAAGATTTAAACAATTACCTTTGTTTTGTCACGGAGCACCTTCAGAAACTTTATACATATCTGCCGTAATTTCTGTCAAACTCAATCCAGGGAATAGTGTCTGCCCAAAACAAGAAGTATCGATAAAACAGTGATCACTTGTAGtttaatcaatcaaatgattaaaTAAGCAAAAACTCAGATTTCAATTGGGAGAATGAAATCAATGTGAGATTCAATAAAAGGGAATTTGGGATCATGCACTTACATTCAATTCTCTCTGGACAACTTTGGCTCTCTTCTTGGGTCTGCGCGGTGGTTTGTGACCGGTGAATGCTAAGAAATCCTCTCCGATTTCTTTCCTTGACAGGGCAACCGAAAATTTCTCCCGTGTTAATTTCCCTCTACAAATCGCCGCCACGTTGCCGCCACTTCTAAGCCTGGACGATACGTCAGTCACCTCCGTTGCCCCATCCGCCCTCAAAGCTTTCCCTCTAACCCCGGTGGCAGAAGCACCACCATTTGAACCGAAAATAAACCCACTTAACGGAGTCTTACAGGCAGCTGGCCTCTTCCTCAGATTCCACGGCGTTTTGCTCTCTCCTTCGCCAGGAATCACCGCCGAATACTGCGGTACCGGTGGGTGCGGCGGCAGCAAAGATACAGAAACCTCAGCATCCTTGTGACCATCCTTAAAGG from Primulina huaijiensis isolate GDHJ02 unplaced genomic scaffold, ASM1229523v2 scaffold37901, whole genome shotgun sequence includes these protein-coding regions:
- the LOC140968840 gene encoding uncharacterized protein isoform X1 codes for the protein MGTKRSKALHNFTFPAGLRWGNQRFLRCIKVDSGGQVSPLGKFTANDAGSSDHHHQQSINQRRTTSERERDKDSPASELIPFGSFQMCSTPSPVSDGDRRISEVGDDWLAAMREDVKLDDQTAADKLKGAAFKDGHKDAEVSVSLLPPHPPVPQYSAVIPGEGESKTPWNLRKRPAACKTPLSGFIFGSNGGASATGVRGKALRADGATEVTDVSSRLRSGGNVAAICRGKLTREKFSVALSRKEIGEDFLAFTGHKPPRRPKKRAKVVQRELNTLFPGLSLTEITADMYKVSEGAP
- the LOC140968840 gene encoding uncharacterized protein isoform X2, with product MGTKRSKALHNFTFPAGLRWGNQRFLRCIKVDSGGQVSPLGKFTANDAGSSDHHHQQSINQRRTTSERERDKDSPASELIPFGSFQMCSTPSPVSDGDRRISEVGDDWLAAMREDVKLDDQTAADKLKGAAFKDGHKDAEVSVSLLPPHPPVPQYSAVIPGEGESKTPWNLRKRPAACKTPLSGFIFGSNGGASATGVRGKALRADGATEVTDVSSRLRSGGNVAAICRGKLTREKFSVALSRKEIGEDFLAFTGHKPPRRPKKRAKVVQRELNVNTIPWIEFDRNYGRYV